The genome window GCACTGGAGTTGCCGATCGCAATTTTGATGGCTCTGTTTCAGCGGATGAGTTGCACGAGTACGTTCGCAAGCGAGTCAAAGAAGCGGCTCCAGGCATTGATCCTAAGATTATTCGGTTAAATGAGCAGGATCTCCGCATTGAGATCGCCCGCGTCAAGATTAACGACCCGCAGCGGCACTATCGCCAGGAAGTCGAGAAGTATGCCAGTCAGGGCAAGATCTCTGAAGTCGGACGCACCATTCTTGATACACATCGAGTGCGGTTTGGCTTATCGCCCATTGACGCAGCGGTGATCGAAGAAGAAGTGCTGCAACCCTACCGTGACTACCAAAGCCTGTTAAAACAATATCGCGATGCCGTCGCCCCGATCGAGCAGGAGTACCTCCTCAACGAGGGCATTCACGAACAGCTCAAGACCCTGCAACATTATCTGGGCTTGCGGGATGAGGATGTGGCTCCGATTCAACAAGAAATTGCGGCTAAAGTAGAGGCATATCAGCGGGAATCAAAGCATCGAGAGCGACTGAACCATATTCAGCAATATGGCGAAATTTATGAGGCGATCGCCCGTCGAGAGTATCCTCTAAGCAGTCGCACCGCAACAGAACTGCGGGAACTGCAAGAAGTCCTGGGGTTGCGCGATGAGGATGTGGCTCCGATTCAAGCGGAGATTCACTCCCAACTGGCAGCCCAGGAAGAGGCATATCGCCGCAAGTTGCAACATTATGAGTATGAGTTCACTCAAGCCGTTTCGTTAGGGTTGCCGATCAGCGAGTTCACCCGCGATGGACTCCGGAAGTTTCAACACTCCCTTGAGTTGCGAGATGATGATGTCAACCGAATTGAGCAGCAGGTGATGGAGCAAAACAAAAGCGACGCCGAAGCTTATCAAGAGAAGCTGCAACACTACGAGTTTAAGTTTTCTCAAGAGGTCAACCGAGAGCTGCCGCTCAGTGAGGCGACCCGTGAGGAATTGAAGCAATTTCAGCAGCATTTGGGGCTGCGTGATGAAGACGCTGCCCAGGTCGAGCATCGTGTCATTGGCAAGATTCAAGAGCAAGAAAAAGCCTATCAAAATAAGCTGTCTCTCTATGAGCAGCGGTTTATGCAGGTGGTTAACCTGGAATATCCACCTGGCGAGTTTGCCCGCCATGAACTGCGAAATTTGCAGAAGTCTCTGGGGTTGCGCGAAGCCGATGTGCAGCAGATTGAACGAGCCGCATCTGCTTCACGGCAGGCAGAATTTCTCGCTAAACAGCAAGAACAAAAAGAGCAAAAAGAGCAACAACCGAAGGAAGTCCTGGAACCACCTGTCACCGTTATTCAGACCCCAGCCGCAGACGCTTCTGTTGCGCCGCCACCACAGACTTCCCCCGCTTCGATTGCCCCCGTTGCTCCACCCGCTCCACCTGCACCCCCAACCCCACCACCTGCACCCGCACCTGTTGCCGCTCCGAGCACTTCGCAACTGCTGCCTTCGGAAAGGGGCATTTCCTACACTCGGCTGAACGAATTGTTGCAGGCGAAGAATTGGCGGGAAGCCGATGAGGAAACCCTAGCCCTGATGCTCAAAGCCACCGGACGGGAAAAGGCGGGATGGCTCGATCGCACTGCATTAGAAAGCTTTCCCTGTGTAGATCTGCACACGATTGACCAACTCTGGCTTGAGCACAGCGGAGGACGCTTTGGCTTCAGCGTGCAACACCGGATCTATCGGGAAATTCCCAAAGGGGATGCGGCTCTATTTGGCGATCGCATCGGTTGGTGGCATCCCAAAATGCGAATCTTTTTGCCCTACAGCAGCTTAAAATTTAACCCGCAGGCTCCGGAAGGACACCTCCCCGCTTTCTGGTTCTGGAAAATTCCAGTGGCGGAGTCGTTGCGCTCGTGGGGTCTGGCACCGGGGCGAGGCGGGTGTGCCACTGATAGTTGGATGTTGGCAACGCTGATGCGCCGCATGGAAAATTGCCCTCAATAAGGGTGTATTTAGTGATTGGGGAACTGAACCCGGCGAATGAATTCGCAGCGATTGGAGCAACGTCCGCTGACGCGGTCTGAGGTTTTGAACCAACGCAGGCAGTTTTTGTGCTGGTAGCTGCGGTTTTAACCGCCACTCCCCTAACTGTCAGATGCACCCCTCAGTAATGCCCTGAATCCTAACGTTTAGTGGCGATCGCCCCATTTGCCACAGTCCCCAAAATACAATTGTATTGGGGATAAACCCAACGTCTCATACCAGGAGAAACTGTATGAGGACTCATTCCAGGACAACCGCTACAACGTCCATCCGGAATGTCGGGGTGATCAAACACTTCAAAGATATTTACCCCGGTGGCGCAGGCTCCAACCCTAGAGGATTTATCCAGTGGGGCGATCGCTTCTACTTCAGTGCCAACGACCCCCGGCATGGCTCAGAACTCTGGATCAGCGATGGCACACCCAGCGGAACTCATTTGCTCCAAGATATCTACCCCGGTGTGGGCAGCTCCTATCCCGTCGAGTTGACGCAGTTGGGTGACAAGTTCTATTTCAGTGCCACTGATAGCTGGCATGGGCAGGAATTGTGGCGAAGTGACGGAACCGCGATCGGAACCCAGCTATTTCAGGATTTGAATCCGTCTGGATCGACTGCCGGAAGTTCCACTATGGGGGCTTTTGTGGCAGTTGGGGATAAGCTCTATTTCAGTGCCTCCGTCAATGGAGTCAGTCCCGTGACCAATCTGTGGGTCACGGATGGCACAACCACTGGAACGCGATTGATGGTGAGCGGCAACGCTACATCTATTCCAAGACCATTGACTGCTTTTGGAGGCAACCTCTATTTCACGGATCTGTACAGCTTTGGGGCGATCGCTCCCACTACCGATACGATTCTGTGGAGCAAACCCATTCAGTTCGCCTCAACCCCCGTTGAGTTTCGAGGCAAGCTCTATTTCAGTGGTCATGACAGTGTGTATGGCGACGAAGTTTGGGTGAGTGATGGCACTGCCGAGGGGACTCAACTGCTCAAGGACATTAGCCCTTTGCATGCGAGTCCATCCGGCTTCACTGGGATGGGTGACAGGCTGTATTTCAGGGCAAATGACGGGGTTCATGGCAG of Oscillatoria sp. FACHB-1407 contains these proteins:
- a CDS encoding GUN4 domain-containing protein — protein: MARVALLIGVSEYGSGLRPLPAASNDVEALQQVLENQEIGDFDVVKPLINPSQSEMAEAIETWSSSHTSNDLVLLFFSGHRVYDEHHNLYFAARNTYKNKHNHLIKASAVSANFVRDCFEQSQSRQQVVILDWCSGESLSNERSGDRPVSGIAAPTSVEHQFGAAGRVVLLPSSDWHYSFVQKRSDRSLYTRYLVEGISTGVADRNFDGSVSADELHEYVRKRVKEAAPGIDPKIIRLNEQDLRIEIARVKINDPQRHYRQEVEKYASQGKISEVGRTILDTHRVRFGLSPIDAAVIEEEVLQPYRDYQSLLKQYRDAVAPIEQEYLLNEGIHEQLKTLQHYLGLRDEDVAPIQQEIAAKVEAYQRESKHRERLNHIQQYGEIYEAIARREYPLSSRTATELRELQEVLGLRDEDVAPIQAEIHSQLAAQEEAYRRKLQHYEYEFTQAVSLGLPISEFTRDGLRKFQHSLELRDDDVNRIEQQVMEQNKSDAEAYQEKLQHYEFKFSQEVNRELPLSEATREELKQFQQHLGLRDEDAAQVEHRVIGKIQEQEKAYQNKLSLYEQRFMQVVNLEYPPGEFARHELRNLQKSLGLREADVQQIERAASASRQAEFLAKQQEQKEQKEQQPKEVLEPPVTVIQTPAADASVAPPPQTSPASIAPVAPPAPPAPPTPPPAPAPVAAPSTSQLLPSERGISYTRLNELLQAKNWREADEETLALMLKATGREKAGWLDRTALESFPCVDLHTIDQLWLEHSGGRFGFSVQHRIYREIPKGDAALFGDRIGWWHPKMRIFLPYSSLKFNPQAPEGHLPAFWFWKIPVAESLRSWGLAPGRGGCATDSWMLATLMRRMENCPQ